The following are from one region of the Sardina pilchardus chromosome 4, fSarPil1.1, whole genome shotgun sequence genome:
- the LOC134078806 gene encoding translin-like → MSVTEMFTYIQGFLSADQDVREDIRKVVQVLEQTAREILTVLQSVHQPSGFKDIPSKCQRARELFCTVRTHMGDLKTKFPAEQYYRFHEHWRFVLQRLAFLAAFVVYLESESLVTREEVAKIIGIETVREKGFHLDIEDYLAGVLIMASELSRLAVNSVTAGDYGRPLRISNFINELDSGFRLLNLKNDPLRKRYDGLKYDVKKIEEVVYDLSIRGLAKEQEAGGDK, encoded by the exons ATGTCGGTTACGGAGATGTTCACTTATATCCAGGGCTTTTTAAGCGCGGATCAAGACGTGAGAGAG GACATAAGAAAAGTAGTCCAAGTCCTCGAACAGACTGCAAGGGAAATCTTGACTGTGCTTCAGAGTGTTCACCAACCAAGCGGTTTCAAAGACA TTCCTAGCAAATGCCAAAGGGCACGCGAGCTCTTCTGCACTGTAAGAACGCACATGGGAGATTTGAAAACAAAGTTTCCTGCAGAACAGTATTACCG GTTTCACGAGCATTGGCGTTTCGTGCTTCAGCGATTGGCATTCCTGGCTGCTTTCGTAGTCTACTTGGAGAGTGAGTCCCTGGTGACTCGAGAGGAGGTTGCCAAGATCATTGGAA TTGAAACAGTCAGAGAGAAAGGATTTCACCTGGACATCGAGGATTACCTGGCAGGTGTTCTGATCATGGCAAGTGAACTG TCTCGCCTGGCCGTGAACAGCGTGACGGCCGGTGACTACGGCCGCCCCCTGCGCATCTCCAACTTCATCAACGAGCTGGACTCGGGCTTCCGCCTGCTCAACCTGAAGAACGACCCGCTGCGCAAGCGCTACGACGGCCTCAAGTACGACGTGAAGAAGATCGAGGAGGTGGTCTACGACCTCTCCATCCGGGGGCTGGCCAAGGAGCAGGAGGCCGGAGGAGACAAATAG